Part of the Pedobacter roseus genome is shown below.
ACCGCTTCCTTCTACAATATTTAAAGGGATAGAATAGGTGGCCCGCCGAATTTGTTGGGTTAAAGCAAATTTTTCTTCAATAGGTAGGATTTCCTTATAAACCTGTAAAGTAAATAAGTGAGCCTTTTTCCAAACATCTAGTTTTTGATAATCTCTCATACATTTAAAATTTTAGATCTGAATCCAGACCTTTTTGCCTTCCACCTTCCAGCCTTCTGCCTAAAAGTTGGCTGCCTTTAACTTAAGTCCCGCTGTTTCTTCCAAGCCAAACATTAAATTCATATTCTGAACCGCTTGTCCGCTGGCACCTTTTAACAGGTTATCGATAATGCTGATGATAAATAATTTGCCGCCATGTTTTTCTATATGAACCAAGGCTTTATTGGTATTCACCACCTGTTTTAAATCTATATTTTTCTGACTAACGTGTGTAAAAGGATGGGCACTATAATATTCTTCATAAATATTTTGTGCTTCTTCTAAAGTTAAATCAGTTTCAAGGTACATCGCCGCTAAAATTCCGCGGGTAAAAGCACCTCGCTGTGGGATAAAGTTTAAAACCTCCGATAGTGAAGGCTGCAACTGCAATAAACTTTCACTGATTTCATTTAGGTGCTGATGTTCAAATGCCTTATAGATTGAAAGGTTATTATTTCTCCAGCTGAAATGCGAAGTGGTTGATAAACTCTGTCCAGCACCTGTTGAACCAGTAGTG
Proteins encoded:
- the argC gene encoding N-acetyl-gamma-glutamyl-phosphate reductase translates to MNKIKAGIIGGAGYTGGEMLRILVNHPNVEIAFVNSTSNAGNLISDVHTDLIGDTDLKFVSDIPQDIDVLFLCVGHGDARKFLAANPINENIKIIDLSQDFRLHEKSTFENREFVYGLPELNRDKIKSAKNIANPGCFATCIQLGLLPLAAKGLINKEVHINATTGSTGAGQSLSTTSHFSWRNNNLSIYKAFEHQHLNEISESLLQLQPSLSEVLNFIPQRGAFTRGILAAMYLETDLTLEEAQNIYEEYYSAHPFTHVSQKNIDLKQVVNTNKALVHIEKHGGKLFIISIIDNLLKGASGQAVQNMNLMFGLEETAGLKLKAANF